In Solanum pennellii chromosome 3, SPENNV200, a single window of DNA contains:
- the LOC107013307 gene encoding uncharacterized protein LOC107013307 — protein sequence MKEILAMMTNLCQKMEKIEKDVQVLKETVNSQQHDLKYAELSQQHDLKNAELEGDDGKHLKTQNKKIYTSAGSSATTGSTATAGPSTKKEEAKNPRAKDTKNPNEDYITQYLQGYNKLIAQPGTNPNLVATCYNYGLLSTVYTITGEEVSKIPELYKAFLQYKRVTKGTLFYIKFYSATAEILYDEIKPTIQAIEIGLTREMIIPEKIDTQEEIQKVDIPEFYANKRTIGIATI from the exons ATGAAAGAAATATTGGCTATGATGACAAATCTTTGCCAAAAGatggagaaaatagaaaaagatgTACAAGTATTAAAAGAAACAGTTAacagtcagcagcatgacttaAAATATGCGGAGctaagtcagcagcatgacttaAAAAATGCGGAGCTAGAAGGTGACGATGGGAAACACCTaaaaacccaaaacaaaaaGATATATACATCTGCAGGGAGCTCAGCTACAACAGGAAGTACAGCTACAGCAGGACCATCTACAAAAAAGGAGGAAGCTAAG AACCCCAGAGCAAAAGATACAAAAAACCCGAATGAAGACTATATAACCCAATATTTACAAGGTTATAACAAGCTAATCGCACAACCTGGAACAAATCCAAACCTAGTAGCAACCTGCTACAACTATGGATTATTAAGTACTGTATATACAATAACGGGAGAAGAAGTATCCAAGATACCAGAATTATATAAGGCATTTTTACAATACAAGAGAGTAACTAAAGGAACTCTATTTTACATAAAGTTCTATTCAGCTACAGCAGAAATACTATATGATGAGATCAAGCCTACGATACAAGCTATAGAGATTGGATTAACTAGGGAAATGATAATCCCTGAAAAAATAGATACACAAGAAGAAATACAAAAGGTGGATATTCCAGAGTTTTATGCAAATAAGAGAACTATTGGAATAGCTactatataa